A single window of Carettochelys insculpta isolate YL-2023 chromosome 13, ASM3395843v1, whole genome shotgun sequence DNA harbors:
- the LOC142020412 gene encoding uncharacterized protein LOC142020412 produces MRSQTLPASSRFIVGGRSLDTNSESQATRSWSESISQISSYAESSDTVDEESSVGNSQGEAKASKPTLATGRRSEERVINTPQPLTQSEVKLRATSSPEKSHKPVQEEPDQIFWDESFPKATTISTGKSEKEERTLKPIVHEGNQDPISSQESHETRKENTALDEISGIPLTVISLETSHKGYPESINIGNEFDPIKPNLYYRDSTANPSTEMCHQYRVPECLEDTNSNLIRSSHSSGDSSATTHDIQYKVLMHPDDEECDFNSRCSSHFTENNATTIDPRHRGPLCMDDCEADPERLSALGANTEYAERENIHTTRDGPPAAGNHTEHDLHTTHKGILFVKEYVNSRELSSSPCYSSGSLVDLSDIESANYNNTSCLHSSTSPRLYENVCTYCGREIQDCPKIMIEHLNVNCHEYCFRCGICHKAMGDLLDKIFIHRDIVHCDQCYEKLF; encoded by the exons AGATCTCTAGTTACGCTGAAAGCAG CGACACAGTGGATGAGGAGAGCTCTGTGGGGAATTCTCAAGGTGAAGCAAAAGCATCCAAACCCACCCTGGCTACAGGCAGAAG GAGTGAAGAAAGAGTTATAAATACCCCCCAGCCACTGACTCAGAGTGAAGTAAAGCTGAGAGCCACCTCATCCCCAGAGAAAAG TCACAAACCAGTTCAAGAGGAGCCTGACCAGATCTTCTGGGATGAATCATTTCCCAAAGCCACCACCATTTCTACAGGGAAAAG TGAAAAGGAAGAAAGGACCCTCAAACCCATAGTGCATGAGGGCAACCAGGACCCCATTTCTTCTCAGGAGAG CCATGAAACAAGAAAAGAGAATACAGCTTTGGATGAAATATCCGGCATTCCCCTCACTGTCATCTCCCTGGAAACAAGCCACAAGGG CTATCCTGAGTCCATAAATATTGGCAATGAATTTGATCCAATAAA GCCCAATTTGTATTATAGGGATAGTACAGCTAATCCCTCAACAGAAATGTGCCACCAGTACAGAGTCCCTGAATGCCTGGAGGACACGAATTCCAATCTCATAAG GTCCAGCCATTCTTCTGGAGACAGCAGCGCAACTACCCACGATATTCAATACAAAGTTCTTATGCACCCGGATGATGAAGAATGTGATTTCAACAG TAGGTGCAGCTCTCATTTTACAGAAAATAATGCTACTACAATTGACCCAAGACACAGGGGCCCTCTGTGTATGGATGATTGTGAAGCAGACCCTGAAAG GCTTTCTGCCTTGGGGGCCAATACTGAGTATGCTGAGAGAGAGAACATACATACTACCCGTGATGGGCCTCCTGCTGCTGGAAACCACACTGAGCATGACCTGCACACAACACA CAAAGGGATCCTCTTTGTGAAGGAGTATGTGAACAGTCGTGAGTTATCTTCCAGTCCATGCTACAGCAG TGGCAGCCTAGTTGATTTGTCTGACATAGAGAGCGCAAACTACAATAACACCAGCTGCCTGCACAGCAGCACCTCTCCAAG GTTATATGAAAATGTGTGCACTTACTGTGGCCGTGAGATCCAAGATTGCCCTAAAATAATGATAGAACATCTCAATGTTAACTGCCATGAATACTGCTTTAGG TGCGGAATTTGCCATAAGGCAATGGGAGATCTCCTGGATAAAATATTCATTCATCGTGACATTGTCCACTGTGACCAGTGCTATGAGAAGCTGTTCTAG